A genome region from Glutamicibacter arilaitensis Re117 includes the following:
- a CDS encoding P-loop NTPase family protein, producing the protein MSISVVVLGDQEKIVRQIESYRGEMMVTRVCSDIAEAIAACNTGMADVLLVSDAQLVPPMEQIDELLMHQTAVVLFFERPENWQPLPDVLHLPATVAMVELEERISSTVQSLTRPAAGATGEKLELDDVSTGCNGKIVSFWSAPGSPGRSTVALNYAVEAAQAGLDVVLLDADTYAASIAIQLGLMEESASIAQLCRVIDSGSVDVARLNAACSMVQVGEANMRVATGIPRASRWPEVRASALRRASMLLREHHDIVVLDLAPYIELDEQLSFDTQAPQRNAVTVEMLQCSDELFMIVRADSVGIPRALRAIDELEEALPGLKSKIVFNRVGTGSTGRSPKRRLIEAWDRFGPTREIAGYLPDDSASCNASVLGGSPLLEIAPRCSLRTEIRSLAGIKSTDSPKNQTSRRFRAKA; encoded by the coding sequence ATGAGCATCTCGGTAGTAGTACTCGGGGACCAAGAGAAAATCGTCCGGCAAATCGAAAGCTACCGCGGGGAAATGATGGTCACACGCGTCTGCTCTGATATTGCAGAAGCAATCGCTGCCTGCAATACCGGCATGGCTGACGTATTGCTGGTTTCTGATGCGCAACTGGTACCGCCGATGGAACAGATCGATGAATTGCTGATGCACCAAACAGCAGTGGTCTTGTTCTTCGAACGCCCAGAAAATTGGCAGCCCCTACCCGACGTTCTGCATTTGCCTGCAACCGTCGCCATGGTCGAGCTGGAAGAACGCATCTCATCAACTGTGCAATCGCTGACTCGTCCCGCCGCTGGCGCAACCGGCGAGAAGCTCGAACTAGACGATGTATCAACGGGGTGCAATGGCAAGATCGTCAGCTTCTGGAGTGCCCCGGGATCTCCGGGACGCAGTACTGTGGCATTGAATTACGCGGTGGAAGCCGCGCAAGCAGGCCTGGATGTGGTGCTGCTGGATGCTGATACCTATGCGGCCAGCATCGCGATCCAGCTTGGCCTGATGGAAGAATCGGCATCCATCGCGCAGCTTTGCCGGGTGATCGATTCCGGCTCGGTGGATGTAGCCCGGCTCAACGCCGCATGCTCCATGGTCCAGGTCGGGGAGGCGAACATGCGGGTTGCGACCGGAATCCCGCGTGCCAGTCGCTGGCCAGAAGTTCGAGCCTCAGCACTGCGCCGCGCGTCAATGCTGCTCAGAGAACACCATGACATCGTGGTGTTGGATTTGGCCCCATACATTGAACTCGATGAACAACTCAGCTTCGATACCCAAGCGCCGCAACGAAACGCTGTCACCGTGGAGATGCTGCAATGTTCCGACGAGCTGTTCATGATCGTGCGGGCCGACAGCGTGGGAATTCCGCGAGCCTTGAGAGCCATAGATGAACTTGAAGAAGCATTACCCGGACTGAAGTCAAAAATTGTTTTCAATCGGGTGGGCACCGGCAGCACCGGTCGCAGTCCGAAACGCCGATTGATTGAGGCGTGGGACCGTTTTGGCCCGACGCGAGAAATCGCTGGATATTTGCCCGATGACAGCGCATCATGCAACGCGTCGGTGCTCGGTGGAAGTCCTTTACTCGAAATCGCCCCTCGGTGTTCATTGCGTACCGAAATACGGTCCTTGGCAGGCATAAAATCCACGGATTCACCCAAGAATCAGACTAGTCGTCGATTTCGCGCCAAAGCTTGA
- a CDS encoding LysM peptidoglycan-binding domain-containing protein: protein MSRQQRILIFALFTAASLVISYVGVAWIAEYIQTADNGRSITDRIKLLLSVSLLSLLMLHLLRLALARLIRWAFTHKKRKLSRLFQRIAPGLSKKVLGSLLGTSIALSSTTGAYAIQPVSIDQAQRLVENHDHQLANFPNAQQASVPSPQWFPDSMSIPIDKLVSPGATNPRQRVQHRPEVVVAPGQNLWSIAADHLGVQATAEEISAYWPKIYQQNKKSIGTNPDLLPIGTVLELPPAH, encoded by the coding sequence ATGTCTCGCCAACAACGAATACTCATCTTCGCGCTCTTCACAGCAGCATCATTGGTCATTAGCTATGTGGGCGTTGCATGGATCGCCGAGTACATCCAGACCGCTGACAACGGCCGGTCCATAACCGATCGCATCAAGCTTCTGCTCAGCGTTTCCTTGCTGTCTCTGCTCATGCTTCATCTGCTGCGTTTGGCCTTAGCCAGGCTGATTCGCTGGGCCTTTACACACAAGAAACGCAAGCTCTCGCGCCTTTTCCAACGGATCGCACCCGGGCTGAGCAAGAAAGTTCTCGGATCATTGCTTGGAACGTCAATCGCGTTGTCCTCGACCACCGGAGCATATGCCATCCAACCGGTATCCATCGACCAGGCCCAGAGACTCGTGGAAAACCACGACCACCAGCTTGCAAATTTCCCCAATGCGCAACAGGCCTCGGTACCCAGCCCGCAATGGTTTCCAGACTCCATGAGCATTCCGATCGACAAGCTGGTCTCGCCCGGTGCCACAAATCCACGCCAACGCGTGCAGCACCGCCCCGAAGTCGTTGTCGCCCCGGGACAGAACCTATGGAGTATCGCCGCGGATCACTTGGGAGTTCAGGCGACAGCGGAAGAGATCTCGGCATATTGGCCCAAGATCTATCAACAAAACAAGAAATCCATTGGTACCAATCCAGACCTCTTGCCCATCGGAACCGTGCTTGAACTGCCACCAGCGCATTAG
- a CDS encoding Rv3235 family protein, whose translation MSTIAISPRNANTEYYRPDLYTTDRPERSQAAAAPIETCPAPAHLRRALDHIFHRSAVQRAEHRAIIEISHAVARAVFEILAGYRTVNQLAFVMEPACIAKLRRRALLETCQYTVEPLPGTAHGQIISLHLDRCISGSWECAVVLGFKYRVRAVALKIEPWHGRWQVTDVELI comes from the coding sequence ATGAGCACCATCGCCATCAGCCCACGAAACGCCAACACCGAGTACTACCGCCCGGACTTGTACACGACCGATCGCCCCGAGCGTTCCCAAGCCGCCGCTGCCCCAATCGAAACCTGCCCTGCGCCAGCCCACTTGCGCCGAGCCTTGGATCATATCTTCCATCGCTCCGCAGTCCAGCGTGCCGAGCACCGGGCCATCATTGAGATCTCGCATGCCGTTGCCCGCGCAGTGTTTGAAATCCTAGCCGGCTACCGCACAGTAAATCAGCTCGCGTTCGTGATGGAACCAGCATGTATTGCCAAACTGAGGCGCCGGGCCTTATTGGAAACCTGCCAGTACACCGTTGAACCACTGCCAGGCACGGCGCACGGGCAGATCATCTCCTTGCACCTGGACCGGTGCATTTCTGGTTCGTGGGAATGCGCCGTCGTCTTGGGCTTTAAATACCGCGTCCGTGCCGTGGCCCTCAAAATTGAGCCATGGCACGGACGGTGGCAGGTTACTGACGTCGAGCTGATCTAG
- the secA gene encoding preprotein translocase subunit SecA — MASLLERILRTGDKKILKTLRKYADTINTLEVEIRELSDEELKGETDKFRERLANGETLDDLLPEAFAVVREASDRVLGMRHFDVQLMGGAALHMGNIAEMRTGEGKTLVATAPAYLNALTGKGVHVVTTNDFLAQYQSDLMGRVFRFLGLSCGCILSSQKPNERRKQYEADITYGTNNEFGFDYLRDNMAWSKDELVQRGHNFVIVDEVDSILIDEARTPLIISGQASGDVNRWYTEFSKIVSRLKREDDYEVDEKKRTIGVLESGIEKVEDYLGIDNLYEANNTPLIGFLNNAIKAKELFKKDKDYVVVNGEVMIVDEHTGRALAGRRYSEGMHQAIEAKESVEIKAENQTLATVTLQNYFRMYSKISGMTGTAQTEAAEFMGTYKLGVVEIPTNKPAIRMDQSDYIYKNEVAKFNAVVEDIAQRHATGQPILVGTTSVEKSEYLSRLLSKKGIRHEVLNAKQHAREAAVVAMAGRKNAVTVSTNMAGRGTDIMLGGNAEFLAVAEMERRGLDAEQNPEEYNTVWDEVFAKAKQTVAAESKEVAELGGLYVLGTERHESRRIDNQLRGRAGRQGDPGESRFYLSMTDDLMRRFNSGMAERIMNNPSMPEDVALESKMVSRAIESAQAQVEGVNAEQRKNVLKYDDVMNRQREAIYADRRSILEGDDLEEKVGHFLEDVVKAMVLEATQVGDPGEWELKSLWTNLKQLYPIGITLDEVVEEAGGVGHLSAQFLEREILSDAQYQYEEREKLVGPSTMRDLERRVVLSTIGRKWQEHLYEMDYLKEGIGLRAMAQRDPLVEYQREGYTMFQTMMEGIREESIGTLFNLDIPSGSEAAAAPAIDESAKPKNLQFTGPDEDGEASTTKAQAESAKKKKKAKRG, encoded by the coding sequence GTGGCATCATTGCTAGAACGTATTTTGCGTACCGGCGACAAGAAGATTCTGAAGACTCTTCGTAAGTACGCCGACACGATCAATACGTTGGAAGTCGAAATTCGCGAACTTTCGGACGAAGAGCTCAAGGGTGAAACCGACAAGTTCCGCGAACGTTTGGCTAACGGCGAGACGTTGGATGACCTGCTCCCGGAGGCCTTCGCGGTCGTTCGCGAAGCCTCGGACCGCGTGCTTGGCATGCGCCACTTCGACGTTCAGCTGATGGGTGGTGCGGCCCTGCATATGGGCAACATCGCTGAAATGCGTACCGGTGAAGGTAAGACCTTGGTCGCGACCGCACCGGCGTACCTGAATGCGCTGACCGGCAAAGGTGTCCATGTCGTGACCACCAACGACTTCCTGGCACAGTACCAGTCGGACCTGATGGGACGCGTTTTCCGCTTCCTCGGGCTGTCCTGCGGTTGCATCCTTTCCAGCCAGAAGCCTAATGAGCGTCGCAAGCAGTATGAGGCTGACATCACCTACGGCACGAACAACGAATTCGGCTTCGATTACCTGCGCGACAACATGGCGTGGAGCAAGGATGAGCTGGTCCAACGCGGCCACAACTTCGTGATCGTCGATGAAGTTGACTCCATCCTGATTGATGAAGCCCGTACCCCGTTGATTATTTCCGGGCAGGCTTCAGGGGACGTGAACCGCTGGTACACCGAATTTTCCAAGATCGTCTCGCGCCTGAAGCGTGAAGACGACTACGAGGTCGACGAGAAGAAGCGCACCATTGGCGTGCTGGAGTCGGGCATCGAAAAGGTCGAGGACTACCTGGGCATCGATAACCTCTACGAAGCAAACAACACCCCGCTGATCGGTTTCCTGAACAATGCCATCAAGGCCAAGGAACTGTTCAAGAAGGACAAGGACTACGTCGTCGTCAACGGCGAAGTCATGATCGTTGACGAGCACACCGGCCGTGCGCTGGCTGGTCGACGCTACTCCGAGGGCATGCACCAGGCTATCGAAGCCAAGGAAAGTGTTGAGATCAAGGCGGAGAACCAGACCCTGGCTACCGTTACCTTGCAGAACTACTTCCGCATGTATTCAAAGATTTCTGGCATGACCGGTACTGCGCAGACTGAAGCTGCCGAATTCATGGGCACTTACAAGCTCGGCGTGGTGGAGATTCCGACCAATAAGCCAGCGATCCGCATGGACCAGTCGGATTACATCTACAAGAATGAAGTCGCCAAGTTCAACGCAGTGGTAGAGGATATTGCCCAGCGCCACGCAACTGGCCAGCCAATCCTGGTGGGTACCACCAGCGTGGAGAAGAGCGAATACCTCTCCCGGCTGCTGTCCAAGAAGGGCATCCGCCACGAAGTGCTCAACGCCAAGCAGCACGCTCGCGAAGCCGCCGTGGTGGCTATGGCCGGACGCAAGAACGCTGTCACTGTTTCCACCAACATGGCCGGTCGCGGTACCGATATCATGCTCGGCGGCAACGCAGAATTCCTGGCCGTGGCCGAGATGGAACGCCGTGGCTTGGACGCGGAACAGAACCCAGAAGAGTACAACACCGTCTGGGACGAGGTCTTTGCCAAGGCCAAGCAGACCGTTGCTGCTGAGTCGAAGGAAGTTGCCGAGCTTGGTGGCCTGTACGTGCTGGGCACCGAACGCCACGAATCCCGCCGTATCGATAACCAGCTGCGTGGCCGTGCTGGCCGTCAGGGTGACCCGGGTGAATCGCGTTTCTACCTGTCGATGACCGATGATCTGATGCGCCGCTTCAACTCCGGCATGGCTGAACGCATCATGAATAACCCATCGATGCCAGAAGATGTGGCTTTGGAATCCAAGATGGTTTCCCGCGCTATTGAATCTGCCCAGGCTCAGGTGGAAGGCGTTAACGCTGAACAGCGTAAGAACGTGCTGAAGTACGATGACGTGATGAACCGCCAGCGTGAAGCGATCTACGCTGACCGCCGCTCCATCTTGGAAGGCGATGACCTTGAAGAAAAGGTCGGTCATTTCTTGGAAGACGTGGTCAAGGCCATGGTGCTGGAAGCAACTCAGGTCGGCGACCCCGGTGAGTGGGAGCTGAAGTCGTTGTGGACCAACCTCAAGCAGCTCTACCCAATCGGCATTACCCTCGACGAGGTCGTGGAAGAAGCTGGCGGCGTAGGACATCTCTCGGCGCAGTTCCTGGAACGTGAAATCCTTTCGGATGCCCAGTACCAGTACGAGGAGCGTGAGAAGCTCGTGGGTCCTTCCACCATGCGTGATCTGGAGCGCCGGGTCGTGCTCTCGACCATTGGACGCAAGTGGCAGGAACACCTGTACGAGATGGATTACCTCAAGGAAGGCATCGGCCTGCGTGCCATGGCTCAGCGTGATCCACTGGTGGAATACCAGCGTGAGGGCTACACCATGTTCCAGACCATGATGGAAGGGATCCGCGAAGAAAGCATCGGCACCCTGTTCAACTTGGACATTCCATCGGGTAGCGAAGCAGCCGCAGCGCCAGCCATCGACGAATCAGCAAAGCCTAAGAACTTGCAGTTCACCGGTCCTGACGAGGATGGCGAGGCCAGCACCACGAAGGCCCAGGCCGAAAGTGCTAAGAAGAAAAAGAAGGCGAAGCGCGGCTAG
- a CDS encoding winged helix-turn-helix domain-containing protein → MGGHRILSLKQARRIALAAQGLSKSRKEQPVTARKIVNTIDGIAQLQIDSVNVVRRAHYMPIFARLGAYDISTLDQLLAKPRSPITEYWAHEASVISAELIQDLRVWQRRTWNDRSAGFSTEQHELSARVMQYLKEHPGSSARQISQALDVAPVEVKTHWGWNWNDTKYVTESLFAQAQILTLGRNSQFERRYALAGDVVELRPEIDAPHRHEALTRLVARALKALGVATAHCVAEYFRLPIREAKEELAAQALDGLIEEVQIQGISEPCYLQAGTKIPRKIDRDLRLLSPFDSMVFNRRRLEKFFDFEYRIEIYVPEKLRRYGYYVFPMLHGEEFVGRVDLKADRSRSVLHAKQVHYEPGVDSSIESELRAELERMARWLELDQVEIGL, encoded by the coding sequence TTGGGCGGCCACCGCATTCTCAGCCTCAAACAGGCTCGACGAATCGCGTTGGCCGCCCAAGGCCTGTCCAAGAGCAGGAAAGAACAACCCGTCACCGCACGGAAAATCGTCAACACCATCGATGGCATTGCGCAATTGCAGATCGACTCGGTCAATGTGGTGCGCCGGGCACACTACATGCCGATATTTGCCCGGCTGGGTGCCTATGACATCAGCACGCTGGACCAGCTCTTGGCTAAACCGCGCAGTCCCATCACCGAATACTGGGCTCATGAAGCCTCGGTGATCAGCGCAGAACTGATCCAGGATCTGAGGGTGTGGCAGCGAAGAACCTGGAATGACAGGTCCGCCGGGTTCAGCACCGAGCAGCACGAACTCTCGGCTCGGGTTATGCAGTACCTCAAGGAGCATCCCGGATCCAGTGCCCGGCAAATCAGCCAAGCGCTGGATGTGGCACCGGTTGAAGTGAAGACCCACTGGGGTTGGAACTGGAACGACACGAAATACGTCACCGAGTCCCTCTTCGCCCAAGCGCAGATTTTGACCCTGGGACGCAACTCCCAGTTTGAACGCCGTTATGCGCTGGCCGGCGACGTTGTGGAGCTGCGACCGGAAATTGATGCACCGCACCGCCATGAAGCCCTGACCCGATTGGTCGCGCGCGCACTGAAGGCCCTCGGTGTGGCGACCGCCCACTGTGTCGCCGAGTATTTCCGCCTGCCGATACGTGAGGCCAAGGAAGAACTCGCTGCGCAAGCCCTCGACGGGCTTATTGAAGAAGTCCAGATTCAGGGCATTTCCGAACCGTGCTATCTGCAGGCCGGAACCAAAATTCCACGCAAGATCGACCGCGATCTGCGTTTGCTTTCGCCATTCGATTCCATGGTTTTCAACCGCCGCCGGTTGGAGAAGTTCTTCGACTTCGAGTACCGTATCGAAATCTATGTCCCGGAAAAGCTCCGCCGCTACGGCTATTACGTTTTCCCAATGCTCCATGGAGAAGAATTTGTTGGCCGGGTAGACCTGAAAGCTGACCGGAGCAGATCGGTGTTGCACGCCAAGCAGGTGCATTATGAGCCGGGCGTTGACAGCAGCATTGAAAGCGAGTTGCGTGCCGAGCTGGAACGCATGGCGCGCTGGTTGGAACTCGACCAAGTGGAAATAGGGCTGTGA
- the hpf gene encoding ribosome hibernation-promoting factor, HPF/YfiA family: MELNYSGRNITISDRFREYVDEKITKVDQLATKVQRIDVKVLKEAHARDQSTALSVELTVVGRGPAIRAEARGADKFAAFDIAFAKLLERLRKARDKRKVHRGNHTPVAVHQATGSLPTASSGKSLVEETIEAQKAAEAAEAQENAEYSPVVIRRKSFPAEVMSVDDAVDRMELVGHPFYLFIDEATGEHAVVYGRTQYQYGVISLDPSLSSNEEATKETRGYRDKAMATEG, translated from the coding sequence ATGGAGCTGAACTACAGCGGACGCAACATCACCATTTCGGATCGTTTCCGGGAGTATGTTGATGAGAAAATCACCAAGGTTGACCAGCTGGCTACGAAAGTACAGCGTATCGACGTCAAGGTCCTCAAAGAAGCACACGCTCGTGATCAGAGCACTGCACTGTCCGTTGAATTGACTGTCGTTGGCCGTGGCCCAGCAATTCGAGCTGAAGCTCGTGGCGCTGACAAGTTCGCCGCTTTCGACATCGCGTTCGCTAAACTGCTGGAACGCCTGCGCAAGGCACGCGACAAGCGCAAGGTTCACCGCGGCAACCACACCCCGGTCGCTGTCCACCAGGCTACCGGCAGCCTTCCAACCGCTTCCAGTGGAAAGTCGCTGGTTGAAGAAACCATCGAAGCCCAGAAGGCCGCGGAAGCAGCTGAAGCTCAGGAAAACGCCGAGTATTCGCCAGTGGTCATTCGCCGCAAGTCCTTCCCAGCTGAAGTGATGAGCGTTGATGATGCAGTGGATCGCATGGAATTGGTTGGACACCCGTTCTACCTGTTCATCGATGAAGCCACCGGTGAGCATGCTGTGGTCTACGGTCGTACCCAGTACCAGTACGGTGTCATCTCCTTGGACCCATCGCTGAGCTCCAACGAAGAAGCCACCAAGGAAACTCGTGGCTACCGTGACAAAGCCATGGCAACCGAAGGCTAG
- a CDS encoding ComF family protein, with amino-acid sequence MGFLDECMRLADELCHQRCMRWIGFGAREVANFILPASCAVCGRADFRLCPECRSEVQHQLHLPPLPDSHHLYVELPALSRQLAVSACGAYGKELARALLAFKNKQRYFLGSVFAPYLAAALNAGCAPQRENLPTLVVPMPSSLKAVGQRGYWPVKTMLDRGVESGLFRADLECRSLLHYRFGYAMGGAQKTKSGSDRRGGQTHFVAEPATVKGQPVILVDDVLTTGSTLRHAAMACIEAGYDVTSAVVLALTRPPNTDPEQ; translated from the coding sequence ATGGGATTTCTCGACGAGTGCATGCGGCTGGCTGATGAGCTGTGCCATCAGCGCTGCATGCGCTGGATTGGATTTGGCGCCAGGGAAGTTGCCAACTTCATTCTTCCGGCCAGCTGCGCGGTCTGCGGGCGGGCGGACTTCCGGCTCTGTCCCGAATGCCGCAGCGAAGTCCAACACCAGCTGCACCTGCCCCCTTTGCCTGATTCCCATCACCTGTACGTTGAACTCCCAGCGCTGAGCCGGCAGCTGGCCGTGAGTGCCTGCGGGGCCTACGGCAAGGAGTTGGCTCGTGCGCTGCTGGCATTCAAGAACAAGCAACGATACTTCCTAGGGTCGGTGTTTGCCCCTTATCTTGCTGCGGCACTGAATGCCGGGTGCGCGCCGCAGCGGGAGAACCTGCCCACCTTGGTGGTGCCGATGCCAAGCTCGCTCAAGGCAGTGGGACAACGCGGGTACTGGCCGGTGAAGACCATGCTGGATCGCGGTGTGGAAAGCGGGTTATTCAGGGCTGATCTTGAATGCCGCAGTTTGCTGCACTACCGGTTCGGATATGCGATGGGTGGGGCGCAGAAAACCAAGAGCGGTTCAGACCGGCGTGGCGGCCAGACCCATTTTGTTGCCGAGCCGGCCACGGTCAAAGGCCAGCCGGTGATTCTGGTTGATGACGTTCTCACCACCGGTTCCACCTTGAGGCATGCGGCGATGGCATGTATTGAGGCAGGATATGACGTCACCAGCGCGGTGGTCCTGGCTTTGACCAGACCCCCGAATACCGACCCTGAACAGTGA
- a CDS encoding LpqB family beta-propeller domain-containing protein, producing the protein MKDKIFSSLAIILCAMLALSGCASIPRTSTVQQIEAETDDGGAESYSYAAEGPAEGADARAIVEGFVEAGRSVSEDYAVAREYMNAQLGNTWRGDTQTLIYDAFNVVNGANANRYTIQLEITGEVNEQGVRTNYPDHSTRAVDVEVSKVQGEWRITKAPDGTMLEASTFTRIFAAQTLYFYDASFAYLVPDVRWFTSGSGTTTSMVEALLDGPAPYLQNAVVSAFSTASELVRSAVPVRDGEATIDLNSDSFADATDRGISLMKQQLEATLTTLARVDKVKLLREDNEVNLSSEDTNIEPAKINPSTQDTLIGISDQYLVYVKGLSIIPVGGVPDISGYNPRDPAMSPVGNRYAFLNGKRTQLWGIDDKGELSLSLEGRELIQPSMDLAGWTWTADNGATTPIRAVPADTEMKGEARPIDVAWLEDAQIDSLRISRDGARALIVATKGKESSVYVAGVIRDAEGVPRGLTDSPMKIYPEVPVNTALWDSDSSIIVAELGNDKAVEAAQITFEGGSEHLQLLLGMVGIATGVGNRREVYAETNEKLYTRVGNSWHELDDFALDVAYPG; encoded by the coding sequence ATGAAGGATAAGATCTTTTCCAGCCTCGCAATAATTCTCTGCGCGATGCTGGCACTGTCCGGATGCGCCTCGATTCCCAGAACTTCCACGGTCCAGCAGATCGAAGCCGAAACCGATGACGGCGGTGCCGAAAGCTACAGCTATGCGGCCGAAGGGCCAGCCGAAGGCGCTGATGCCCGAGCCATCGTCGAAGGATTCGTCGAGGCCGGACGCTCGGTTTCCGAAGACTACGCAGTCGCCCGCGAATACATGAACGCGCAGCTGGGGAACACCTGGCGCGGCGATACCCAAACCCTGATCTATGACGCCTTCAACGTGGTCAATGGGGCCAACGCGAACCGATACACGATCCAGCTTGAAATCACCGGGGAAGTCAACGAGCAGGGCGTGCGCACCAACTACCCGGATCACTCCACCCGAGCCGTAGATGTTGAAGTCTCCAAGGTCCAAGGCGAATGGCGGATCACCAAGGCTCCGGACGGCACCATGCTCGAAGCTTCGACCTTCACCAGGATCTTCGCTGCGCAGACCCTGTACTTCTACGATGCGAGCTTCGCCTACCTGGTCCCGGATGTCCGTTGGTTCACCTCGGGATCCGGCACCACCACCTCGATGGTAGAAGCGCTGCTGGACGGACCTGCGCCCTACCTGCAAAACGCGGTGGTCTCGGCATTCTCAACGGCCAGCGAATTGGTGCGTTCTGCGGTACCGGTGCGCGATGGCGAAGCGACTATTGACCTGAACTCCGATTCCTTCGCCGATGCCACCGACCGCGGCATCTCGCTGATGAAACAGCAGCTTGAAGCGACGCTGACCACCCTGGCCCGGGTGGACAAGGTGAAGCTGCTGCGTGAAGATAATGAAGTGAACCTCTCTTCAGAGGACACGAATATCGAGCCGGCCAAGATCAACCCGAGCACCCAGGACACGCTGATTGGCATCTCGGATCAGTACCTGGTCTATGTCAAGGGACTGTCAATCATCCCGGTGGGCGGCGTACCTGATATTTCCGGTTACAACCCGCGCGACCCCGCCATGTCTCCGGTCGGCAACCGATATGCCTTCCTGAACGGGAAACGCACCCAGCTGTGGGGCATCGACGACAAGGGCGAACTGAGCCTGTCCTTGGAAGGCCGAGAACTGATCCAGCCTTCGATGGATCTGGCCGGGTGGACCTGGACAGCAGATAACGGGGCTACTACGCCAATACGTGCGGTTCCGGCCGACACCGAAATGAAGGGCGAAGCGCGCCCGATCGATGTCGCCTGGCTGGAAGACGCGCAGATTGATTCCCTGCGGATCTCACGCGACGGCGCGAGGGCCTTGATCGTGGCGACCAAGGGCAAGGAATCGTCGGTGTACGTGGCCGGAGTGATCCGTGATGCCGAGGGCGTGCCGCGAGGACTTACCGATTCGCCGATGAAGATCTATCCAGAAGTTCCAGTGAATACCGCCCTGTGGGATTCGGACAGCTCGATCATCGTTGCCGAGCTGGGCAATGACAAAGCCGTTGAAGCGGCCCAGATTACCTTTGAAGGCGGCAGCGAGCACCTGCAGCTGCTGTTGGGAATGGTGGGCATCGCAACGGGTGTGGGCAACCGCCGTGAAGTCTATGCGGAAACCAACGAAAAGCTGTACACCCGAGTCGGCAACTCCTGGCATGAACTCGATGACTTCGCCCTGGACGTGGCCTACCCGGGCTAA